Proteins encoded together in one Triticum dicoccoides isolate Atlit2015 ecotype Zavitan chromosome 7B, WEW_v2.0, whole genome shotgun sequence window:
- the LOC119342020 gene encoding cyclin-dependent kinase inhibitor 1-like, which yields MGKYMRKCRGAAAGGGRAAPAVVEHRAPVALGVRTRSRAAAFDAKRRKQQATTSTAARAVDDALLGRDGGDAAGGCYLHLRSRRLFMPASAVVDRLRGQGADEEASTARLADSGPSVEAGVVAGVSRCSSTASTAADVAARERSGDEAEACESRDVESSVSDSECGDRDRREATPSSRSPVDLSDLESSQAADEQKHKRRRCPAAMTATAAPFHLDSEARARMPPAAEIDEFFAAAEKAQAERFAAKYNFDVARGVPLNAGRFEWTPVATV from the exons ATGGGGAAGTACATGCGGAAGTGCAGGGgcgcggccgcgggcggcggcaggGCGGCGCCGGCCGTCGTGGAGCACCGCGCGCCGGTGGCCCTCGGCGTCCGCACGCGGTCCCGCGCGGCCGCCTTCGACGCTAAGAGGAGGAAGCAGCAGGCGACGACGTCCACGGCAGCGCGCGCGGTGGACGATGCGTTGCTGGGCCGTGACGGCGGCGACGCGGCCGGCGGGTGCTACCTGCATCTCCGGAGCAGGAGGCTGTTCATGCCTGCTTCCGCGGTGGTGGATCGGCTCCGGGGACAGGGGGCGGACGAGGAGGCTTCGACGGCGAGGCTGGCGGATTCCGGGCCTTCCGTGGAGGCGGGGGTCGTCGCCGGGGTCTCGCGCTGCTCGAGCACCGCGTCCACGGCAGCAGACGTGGCGGCTAGAGAGAGGAGCGGCGACGAAGCAGAG GCGTGCGAGAGTCGCGACGTGGAGAGCTCCGTCAGCGACTCTGAGTGCGGCGACCGGGACAG GAGGGAGGCGACGCCGTCGAGCCGTTCGCCGGTAGATTTGAGCGACCTGGAGTCGAGCCAGGCGGCGGACGAGCAGAAGCACAAACGCAGGAGGTGTCCGGCAGCAATGACGGCGACAGCAGCGCCATTCCACTTAGACTCGGAGGCGAGAGCAAGGATGCCACCGGCGGCAGAGATCGACGAGTTCTTCGCCGCCGCCGAGAAGGCCCAGGCCGAACGCTTCGCCGCCAA GTACAACTTCGACGTCGCGCGCGGCGTGCCGCTCAACGCCGGCCGGTTCGAGTGGACGCCAGTGGCCACCGTCTGA